The following proteins are co-located in the Syngnathus scovelli strain Florida chromosome 5, RoL_Ssco_1.2, whole genome shotgun sequence genome:
- the yju2b gene encoding probable splicing factor YJU2B, with product MGERKGTNKYYPPDFDPAKHGSLNGYHKTHALRERARKLSQGILIIRFEMPYNIWCDGCKNHIGMGVRYNAEKKKVGNYFTTPIYRFRMKCHLCVNYIEMQTDPAACDYVIVSGASRKEERWDMAENEQILTTEREEKEKLETDAMFKLDHGGKDKEKLNKALPSLVELQDYQAAWKDDFQLNSALRRKFRLEKKVIVEKEEKDDAVRARTNLSIALLPEREEDKRLAALLSLQTPPDSYEDKQRSKRQEISTRSWFSSPPGGTTSASAASASGALLHKLGLQAKEAAVAKALGAPRTPLIRRKSDAREPAPSRAEQDTGSGSLVPCYSDSDSDGK from the exons ATG GGAGAACGAAAAGGAACAAACAAGTACTACCCGCCGGACTTTGATCCGGCTAAG CACGGCTCTCTCAATGGCTACCACAAAACGCACGCCCTGCGGGAGCGGGCCAGGAAGCTATCCCAAGGCATCCTCATCATCAG GTTTGAAATGCCGTACAATATTTGGTGTGACGGCTGCAAGAACCACATCGGCATGG GCGTCCGGTACAATGCGGAGAAGAAGAAAGTGGGCAACTACTTTACGACGCCCATCTACAG ATTCCGTATGAAGTGCCACCTGTGCGTCAACTACATCGAGATGCAGACGGACCCGGCCGCCTGCGACTACGTCATCGTCAGCGGCGCCAGCAGGAAGGAGGAGCGATGGGACATGGCCGAAAACGAGCAGATACTCACCACTG AGCGAGAAGAGAAGGAGAAGCTGGAGACGGACGCCATGTTCAAGCTGGACCACGGCGGCAAGGACAAGGAGAAGCTCAACAAGGCTCTTCCTTCACTTGTGGAGCTGCAGGACTACCAGGCTGCATGGAAGGACGACTTCCAGCTGAACAGCGCCTTGCGCAGGAAGTTCAGG TTGGAGAAGAAGGTGATTGTGGAGAAAGAGGAGAAGGATGACGCGGTGAGGGCGAGGACCAACCTGAGCATCGCGCTCTTGCCTGAGCGCGAGGAGGACAAGAGGCTGGCGGCGCTGCTCAGCTTACAGACGCCGCCTGACT CTTACGAGGACAAGCAACGCAGCAAACGGCAGGAGATCTCCACACGCTCCTGGTTCAGCTCCCCTCCAGGGGGCACCACTAGCGCCTCGGCCGCAAGCGCCTCCGGGGCTCTGCTCCACAAGCTGGGCCTGCAGGCCAAGGAGGCGGCCGTGGCCAAAGCGCTGGGCGCCCCGCGGACCCCCCTGATCCGCAGGAAGTCAGACGCCCGGGAGCCGGCGCCATCGAGGGCTGAGCAGGACACGGGTTCCGGCTCCCTGGTGCCCTGTTACAGTGACTCGGACTCTGACGGCAAGTGA
- the LOC125969013 gene encoding transcription factor IIIA, with translation MEGAAQPRKRYICSFLPCTAAYDKQWKLDAHLCSHTGVRPHACPQEDCAKSFCTPHHLARHQLTHSGLRPFPCTAEGCKEAFSTKSGRARHFGRMHAVRSESKLYACTADGCDAAFKKHQQLKAHMSESHHTHLPAYACTHDGCGLRFNFPSRLKRHLKVHQGYPCNQPGCTFTGATWTEFVRHRKAQHQTRVFCPECGKAFRDSWFLEQHGRVHADTRQVYRCLRDHCGRTFTTPFNLQSHLRSFHDGLRPFACDHPGCGRTFAMKQSLRRHGVVHDPQRKKMARPKRRSRSLMSRLSGCSDRVAEGKASETREASEARDAPEPLELLHLLRDTALLGENPQELPAAPTSPLML, from the exons ATGGAGGGAGCCGCGCAGCCGCGCAAGCGCTACATCTGCTCATTTCTGCCGTGCACGGCGGCCTACGACAAGCAATGGAAGCTGGACGCCCACCTCTGCTCGCACACCGGCGTCCGGCCGCACGCCTGTCCGCAAGAAGACTGCGCAAAGTCCTTCTGCACCCCGCACCACCTGGCCCGCCACCAGCTCACCCACAGCGGCCTGCGCCCCTTCCCGTGCACGGCGGAGGGTTGCAAGGAAGCTTTCAGCACCAAGTCTGGCCGCGCGCGGCACTTCGGCCGCATGCACGCCGTTCGGTCGGAGAGCAAGTTGTACGCGTGCACGGCGGACGGCTGCGACGCCGCGTTCAAAAAGCACCAGCAGCTCAAGGCGCACATGAGCGAGAGCCACCACACGCACTTGCCCGCCTACGCCTGCACGCACGACGGCTGCGGCTTACGATTCAACTTCCCGAGCCGCCTCAAGCGACACCTCAAG GTTCATCAAGGCTACCCCTGCAACCAGCCGGGCTGTACCTTCACAGGCGCCACCTGGACTGAGTTTGTGAGGCACCGCAAGGCGCAGCACCAAACTCGAGTGTTTTGTCCGGAATGCGGCAAGGCTTTCCGCGACTCCTGGTTCCTGGAGCAGCACGGGCGCGTGCATGCCGACACGCGGCAGGTGTACCGGTGCTTGCGAGACCACTGCGGCCGCACCTTCACCACCCCTTTCAACCTGCAGAGCCACTTGCGCTCCTTTCACGACGGGCTGCGACCCTTCGCCTGCGACCACCCGGGCTGCGGCCGGACCTTCGCCATGAAGCAGAGTCTACGGCGCCACGGCGTCGTACACGACCcgcagcggaagaagatggcgcGGCCCAAGAGGAGGTCGAGATCTCTGATGTCCCGCTTGAGCGGGTGCAGCGACCGGGTGGCTGAAGGGAAGGCGTCCGAGACCCGGGAGGCGTCCGAGGCCCGGGATGCTCCTGAGCCGCTGGAGCTGCTCCATCTCCTGCGGGACACGGCCCTGTTGGGTGAAAACCCTCAGGAACTGCCGGCGGCGCCGACGTCGCCGCTCATGCTGTAG
- the LOC125968991 gene encoding B-cell receptor CD22-like isoform X1, which translates to MRGTAQTLLGLLAALLLDVQVLATDGWGGRYTSNAVCGLEGSTVELRCTFWHPPTDDGQNIYTTETWWHKETWWPPGKQPTDLRLDPQYSGRLRFDCQQYWCKLFIRELRQSDAGEYLFRFVTSRGRGFNVRPGVTLSVFDLSVQKTGRRLMCESTCPLGASPPFIWYENGEKINGVSPQFHDYSSSQNSYACALRDYEQLASPPVCVPGYTYCYKVVYNSRRMCALKGSTVDIGCSYSSYREVESEFWYTAQSQPRDLTSDNRYNGRVELPRSAAGQSTLRINDVTESDSAEYRFKFYTSTFEWRSRLPGTTLTVAAAQVQVTNVRGESDDVIAQLACHTTCNLEVPWSFCWFVNGRQEGNCESSQTAKPREITLHPGDYVTCAEESNPLSISPRLYALTAPSVSQSASGDISKGQQLTLTCTFDPSACTGRPACTYRWFKETGNSGHQNVFDEAVLVFPSIKSSDSAEYYCTVANELGEKQSERIKVNVTYPPEDVALEAIPSAVPWEGQSVNLKCSSNTNQKANYAFYKDDEPLGREPREFFNFSSISPEDAGSFHCQACNEYGCVNSTKVLLDVVYGPRPPKVSAAPSGSVGVGSWVSLSCSSDANPNASYIWYRENSPVSDMAVFNISDYRAELHGEYRCQAWNRMGSRNATLRLSTKASPLKVMTVVCVLAGLLLLFLILVAALLLRKKMAPAAQQNASAADSGGGPDERVYCTLAFSEDSRDGPDERVYSTLAFSEPDAIYSNVARAERRQSEDRDEGVE; encoded by the exons ATGCGCGGGACCGCACAAACCCTTTTGGGCCTGCTTGCCGCCTTGCTCTTGGACGTACAAG TGCTGGCGACGGATGGCTGGGGAGGGCGCTACACTTCCAACGCCGTCTGTGGCCTGGAGGGAAGCACGGTGGAGCTCCGGTGCACCTTCTGGCACCCGCCAACCGACGACGGCCAAAACATTTACACAACGGAGACTTGGTGGCACAAAGAGACCTGGTGGCCACCTGGAAAGCAGCCCACAGATTTGCGTTTGGACCCCCAATACTCCGGTCGACTGCGCTTTGACTGCCAACAGTACTGGTGCAAGTTGTTCATCCGGGAGCTGAGACAAAGCGACGCCGGCGAGTACTTATTCAGATTCGTCACGTCACGTGGAAGAGGCTTCAACGTCAGGCCTGGAGTCACTCTGAGTGTCTTTG ATCTCAGCGTACAAAAGACGGGGAGAAGACTCATGTGTGAGAGCACGTGCCCTCTGGGGGCTTCTCCTCCATTCATCTGGTACGAGAATGGAGAGAAAATCAATGGTGTGTCTCCCCAATTCCACGATTATTCCAGCTCCCAAAACAGCTACGCATGTGCTCTACGAGACTATGAGCAGCTTGCAtctcctcccgtgt GTGTGCCAGGTTACACCTATTGCTACAAGGTGGTTTACAACAGCAGACGCATGTGCGCCCTCAAAGGCTCGACAGTGGACATCGGGTGCTCTTACAGCTCCTACAGAGAGGTTGAGTCCGAATTCTGGTACACAGCCCAATCACAACCTCGGGACCTTACGTCGGACAACCGCTATAACGGTCGTGTCGAGTTGCCTCGATCAGCAGCTGGACAATCGACTCTGAGAATCAATGACGTGACGGAGAGCGATTCTGCTGAGTATCGCTTTAAATTCTACACATCAACTTTTGAATGGAGGAGTCGTTTGCCGGGAACCACTTTGACAGTCGCAG CTGCGCAGGTGCAGGTGACAAACGTCAGAGGTGAAagtgatgacgtcatcgctcagCTGGCGTGTCACACGACATGCAACCTGGAAGTTCCTTGGTCCTTTTGCTGGTTCGTGAATGGACGCCAAGAGGGCAACTGCGAATCTTCCCAGACGGCCAAACCTCGGGAAATCACTTTACATCCCGGAGACTACGTCACCTGTGCTGAGGAAAGCAATCCGCTCAGCATCTCTCCTCGTCTGT ATGCTCTGACGGCCCCCTCAGTGTCCCAGAGTGCCTCGGGTGATATCTCGAAGGGTCAGCAGCTGACTCTGACCTGCACATTCGACCCGTCTGCATGTACGGGACGTCCCGCATGTACATACCGGTGGTTTAAGGAGACCGGAAACTCGGGTCATCAAAATGTGTTTGACGAAGCTGTCCTGGTCTTCCCATCCATCAAGTCTTCAGACTCTGCGGAATATTATTGTACCGTGGCAAATGAGCTGGGGGAGAAGCAGTCAGAACGCATCAAAGTCAATGTGACAT ATCCTCCGGAGGACGTTGCTTTGGAGGCCATTCCATCAgcagtcccttgggagggacagTCTGTGAATCTAAAGTGCAGCAGTAACACTAATCAAAAGGCTAACTACGCGTTTTACAAGGAcgacgaaccgctgggccgggagcCGCGAGAATTTTTCAACTTCAGTTCTATCAGCCCTGAAGATGCCGGAAGCTTCCACTGCCAGGCCTGCAATGAATACGGATGCGTCAATTCTACAAAGGTTCTCCTAGACGTCGTAT ACGGTCCTCGGCCGCCCAAGGTGTCAGCCGCACCCTCGGGTTCTGTCGGCGTGGGCTCTTGGGTCAGCCTGAGCTGCAGCAGTGATGCCAACCCCAACGCTAGCTACATTTGGTACCGCGAGAACTCTCCCGTATCCGACATGGCCGTCTTCAACATCAGCGACTACCGAGCGGAGCTCCACGGCGAATATCGCTGCCAAGCCTGGAACCGAATGGGGAGCCGGAACGCCACGCTGCGGCTCTCCACCAAGGCCA GTCCACTGAAGGTGATGACGGTGGTTTGCGTGCTGGCTGGCTTGCTACTCCTCTTCCTGATTCTTGTCGCCGCCCTGCTGCTCAG GAAAAAGATGGCACCAGCAGCTCAG CAAAACGCAAGCGCAGCAGACAGCGGGGGCGGTCCAGACGAACGGGTGTACTGCACGCTGGCTTTCTCCGAAGACAGCAGGGACGGTCCGGACGAACGGGTGTACTCCACGCTGGCTTTCTCTGAGCCCGATGCCATCTACTCCAACGTCGCCCGGGCCGAGAGGCGCCAGAGCGAGGATCGGGACGAGGGAGTGGAGTAG
- the LOC125968991 gene encoding sialoadhesin-like isoform X2, whose translation MRGTAQTLLGLLAALLLDVQVLATDGWGGRYTSNAVCGLEGSTVELRCTFWHPPTDDGQNIYTTETWWHKETWWPPGKQPTDLRLDPQYSGRLRFDCQQYWCKLFIRELRQSDAGEYLFRFVTSRGRGFNVRPGVTLSVFDLSVQKTGRRLMCESTCPLGASPPFIWYENGEKINGVSPQFHDYSSSQNSYACALRDYEQLASPPVCVPGYTYCYKVVYNSRRMCALKGSTVDIGCSYSSYREVESEFWYTAQSQPRDLTSDNRYNGRVELPRSAAGQSTLRINDVTESDSAEYRFKFYTSTFEWRSRLPGTTLTVAAAQVQVTNVRGESDDVIAQLACHTTCNLEVPWSFCWFVNGRQEGNCESSQTAKPREITLHPGDYVTCAEESNPLSISPRLYALTAPSVSQSASGDISKGQQLTLTCTFDPSACTGRPACTYRWFKETGNSGHQNVFDEAVLVFPSIKSSDSAEYYCTVANELGEKQSERIKVNVTYPPEDVALEAIPSAVPWEGQSVNLKCSSNTNQKANYAFYKDDEPLGREPREFFNFSSISPEDAGSFHCQACNEYGCVNSTKVLLDVVCPLKVMTVVCVLAGLLLLFLILVAALLLRKKMAPAAQQNASAADSGGGPDERVYCTLAFSEDSRDGPDERVYSTLAFSEPDAIYSNVARAERRQSEDRDEGVE comes from the exons ATGCGCGGGACCGCACAAACCCTTTTGGGCCTGCTTGCCGCCTTGCTCTTGGACGTACAAG TGCTGGCGACGGATGGCTGGGGAGGGCGCTACACTTCCAACGCCGTCTGTGGCCTGGAGGGAAGCACGGTGGAGCTCCGGTGCACCTTCTGGCACCCGCCAACCGACGACGGCCAAAACATTTACACAACGGAGACTTGGTGGCACAAAGAGACCTGGTGGCCACCTGGAAAGCAGCCCACAGATTTGCGTTTGGACCCCCAATACTCCGGTCGACTGCGCTTTGACTGCCAACAGTACTGGTGCAAGTTGTTCATCCGGGAGCTGAGACAAAGCGACGCCGGCGAGTACTTATTCAGATTCGTCACGTCACGTGGAAGAGGCTTCAACGTCAGGCCTGGAGTCACTCTGAGTGTCTTTG ATCTCAGCGTACAAAAGACGGGGAGAAGACTCATGTGTGAGAGCACGTGCCCTCTGGGGGCTTCTCCTCCATTCATCTGGTACGAGAATGGAGAGAAAATCAATGGTGTGTCTCCCCAATTCCACGATTATTCCAGCTCCCAAAACAGCTACGCATGTGCTCTACGAGACTATGAGCAGCTTGCAtctcctcccgtgt GTGTGCCAGGTTACACCTATTGCTACAAGGTGGTTTACAACAGCAGACGCATGTGCGCCCTCAAAGGCTCGACAGTGGACATCGGGTGCTCTTACAGCTCCTACAGAGAGGTTGAGTCCGAATTCTGGTACACAGCCCAATCACAACCTCGGGACCTTACGTCGGACAACCGCTATAACGGTCGTGTCGAGTTGCCTCGATCAGCAGCTGGACAATCGACTCTGAGAATCAATGACGTGACGGAGAGCGATTCTGCTGAGTATCGCTTTAAATTCTACACATCAACTTTTGAATGGAGGAGTCGTTTGCCGGGAACCACTTTGACAGTCGCAG CTGCGCAGGTGCAGGTGACAAACGTCAGAGGTGAAagtgatgacgtcatcgctcagCTGGCGTGTCACACGACATGCAACCTGGAAGTTCCTTGGTCCTTTTGCTGGTTCGTGAATGGACGCCAAGAGGGCAACTGCGAATCTTCCCAGACGGCCAAACCTCGGGAAATCACTTTACATCCCGGAGACTACGTCACCTGTGCTGAGGAAAGCAATCCGCTCAGCATCTCTCCTCGTCTGT ATGCTCTGACGGCCCCCTCAGTGTCCCAGAGTGCCTCGGGTGATATCTCGAAGGGTCAGCAGCTGACTCTGACCTGCACATTCGACCCGTCTGCATGTACGGGACGTCCCGCATGTACATACCGGTGGTTTAAGGAGACCGGAAACTCGGGTCATCAAAATGTGTTTGACGAAGCTGTCCTGGTCTTCCCATCCATCAAGTCTTCAGACTCTGCGGAATATTATTGTACCGTGGCAAATGAGCTGGGGGAGAAGCAGTCAGAACGCATCAAAGTCAATGTGACAT ATCCTCCGGAGGACGTTGCTTTGGAGGCCATTCCATCAgcagtcccttgggagggacagTCTGTGAATCTAAAGTGCAGCAGTAACACTAATCAAAAGGCTAACTACGCGTTTTACAAGGAcgacgaaccgctgggccgggagcCGCGAGAATTTTTCAACTTCAGTTCTATCAGCCCTGAAGATGCCGGAAGCTTCCACTGCCAGGCCTGCAATGAATACGGATGCGTCAATTCTACAAAGGTTCTCCTAGACGTCGTAT GTCCACTGAAGGTGATGACGGTGGTTTGCGTGCTGGCTGGCTTGCTACTCCTCTTCCTGATTCTTGTCGCCGCCCTGCTGCTCAG GAAAAAGATGGCACCAGCAGCTCAG CAAAACGCAAGCGCAGCAGACAGCGGGGGCGGTCCAGACGAACGGGTGTACTGCACGCTGGCTTTCTCCGAAGACAGCAGGGACGGTCCGGACGAACGGGTGTACTCCACGCTGGCTTTCTCTGAGCCCGATGCCATCTACTCCAACGTCGCCCGGGCCGAGAGGCGCCAGAGCGAGGATCGGGACGAGGGAGTGGAGTAG